Proteins encoded together in one Diabrotica undecimpunctata isolate CICGRU chromosome 3, icDiaUnde3, whole genome shotgun sequence window:
- the LOC140437099 gene encoding EEF1A lysine methyltransferase 1, whose amino-acid sequence MSEKGDSDEDLPQLSAETFAALQEFYREEEEREHNINLLIDQKDVTLKEDWQLSQFWYNQDTIDSLVKLTLKSVGDNAKIALISCPSLYKTMKKVGKGCEITLYEYDKRFSAYGADYLFYDYKSPLSIPRDKSDYYDIVLADPPFLSDECLTKTALTIRFLTKSKIVLCTGAVMEDLLKRLLDLRKTSFEPKHENNLANEFCCFTNFDLDSLL is encoded by the exons atgtcaGAAAAGGGCGACAGTGATGAGGACTTACCACAATTATCAGCAGAAACATTTGCTGCCCTACAAGAATTTTATAGAGAAGAAGAGGAAAGAGAACATAATATCAATTTACTAATCGATCAAAAAGATGTCACGCTTAAAGAAGATTGG CAACTTAGTCAATTTTGGTACAATCAGGATACTATTGATAGTCTAGTAAAATTGACATTAAAATCTGTTGGAGATAATGCAAAGATAGCTCTTATTTCCTGCCCTTCTTTATATAAAACTATGAAAAAAGTGGGAAAAGGCTGTGAAA TTACGCTTTATGAATATGATAAAAGGTTCTCTGCATATGGAGCAGATTATTTATTCTATGACTACAAATCACCTTTAAGTATACCTCGAGACAAATCGGATTATTATGATATAGTGTTAGCTGATCCTCCATTCCTTTCTGATGAATGCCTCACAAAAACTGCTCTTACTATAAGATTCTTAACCAAAAGCAAAATAGTGCTATGTACAG GTGCAGTAATGGAAGATTTACTTAAGAGACTTCTGGATTTAAGGAAAACCAGTTTTGAACCCAAGCATGAAAATAATCTAGCAAATGAATTCTGTTGTTTtacaaattttgatttggatTCACTTTTATAA